One window of the Klebsiella oxytoca genome contains the following:
- the agaV gene encoding PTS N-acetylgalactosamine transporter subunit IIB, which translates to MPNIVLSRIDERLIHGQVGVQWVGFAGANLVLVANDEVAEDTVQQNLMEMVLAEGIAVRFWSLQKVIDNIHRAADRQKILLVCRTPTDFLKLVEGGVPVTRINVGNMHYAEGKKQIAKTVSVDANDISAFNGLKAAGVECFVQGVPTEPALDLFKLL; encoded by the coding sequence TGGTCAGGTCGGCGTACAGTGGGTCGGATTTGCGGGGGCAAATCTGGTACTGGTCGCTAATGATGAAGTAGCGGAAGACACCGTGCAGCAGAACCTGATGGAAATGGTACTGGCGGAAGGGATTGCCGTACGTTTCTGGTCGCTGCAGAAAGTGATCGATAACATTCACCGCGCTGCTGACCGGCAGAAAATTTTGCTGGTATGCAGAACGCCGACTGATTTTCTCAAGCTGGTTGAAGGCGGCGTGCCCGTCACTCGCATCAACGTTGGAAACATGCATTACGCCGAAGGTAAAAAACAAATTGCCAAAACGGTTTCTGTCGACGCGAATGATATTAGCGCGTTTAACGGCCTGAAAGCGGCTGGAGTGGAATGCTTCGTTCAGGGCGTCCCAACGGAACCGGCTTTGGATCTCTTTAAACTACTTTGA
- the agaW gene encoding PTS N-acetylgalactosamine transporter subunit IIC, translated as MEISLLQAFALGILAFIAGLDMFNGLTHMHRPVVLGPLVGLILGDLHTGILTGGTLELVWMGLAPLAGAQPPNVIIGTIVGTTFAITTGVKPDVAVGVAVPFAVAVQMGITFLFSVMSGVMSRCDRMAANADTAGIERVNYLALLALGIFYFLCAFLPIYFGAEHAKTAIDVLPERLIDGLGVAGGIMPAIGFAVLLKIMMKNVYIPYFIIGFVGAAWLKLPVLAIAAAALAMALIDLLRKSPEPTQPAAQKEEFEDGI; from the coding sequence ATGGAAATTAGTCTGTTACAGGCTTTTGCATTAGGTATTCTCGCCTTTATTGCTGGCCTGGATATGTTCAACGGGTTAACGCATATGCACCGTCCGGTGGTGCTCGGGCCGCTGGTGGGTCTGATTCTGGGCGATCTGCATACCGGTATATTAACCGGCGGTACGCTGGAACTGGTGTGGATGGGTCTGGCGCCGCTGGCCGGCGCTCAACCGCCGAACGTCATTATCGGTACTATCGTCGGGACTACGTTCGCCATCACTACCGGCGTGAAGCCTGACGTCGCCGTCGGGGTCGCCGTACCGTTTGCCGTCGCCGTACAAATGGGCATTACCTTCCTGTTCTCGGTCATGTCCGGCGTGATGTCCCGCTGCGATCGTATGGCGGCAAATGCGGACACCGCGGGCATTGAACGGGTTAACTATCTGGCGCTGCTGGCGCTTGGGATTTTTTACTTCCTTTGCGCTTTCCTGCCGATTTACTTCGGAGCGGAGCACGCAAAAACCGCTATTGACGTTCTGCCTGAAAGGCTGATTGACGGCCTGGGCGTCGCGGGCGGCATCATGCCAGCGATTGGTTTTGCCGTACTGCTTAAAATCATGATGAAGAACGTCTACATCCCTTACTTTATCATTGGTTTCGTTGGCGCTGCCTGGCTCAAGCTGCCGGTGCTGGCTATCGCCGCCGCCGCGCTGGCTATGGCGCTTATCGATCTGCTGCGTAAATCTCCAGAACCCACTCAGCCAGCGGCACAGAAAGAGGAATTCGAAGATGGCATCTAA
- the agaE gene encoding PTS N-acetylgalactosamine transporter subunit IID, with protein MASNQHTLPNVAENEETLLTGVNENVYEDQNIGADLTKKDINRVAWRSMLLQASFNYERMQASGWLYGLLPALKKIHTNKRDLARAMKGHMGFFNTHPFLVTFVIGIILAMERSKQDVNSIQSTKIAVGAPLGGIGDAMFWLTLLPICGGIGASLALQGSILGAVVFIVLFNVVHLGLRFGLAHYAYRMGVAAIPLIKANTKKVGHAASIVGMTVIGALVATYVRLNTTLEIKAGDAVVKLQADVIDKLMPAFLPLVYTLTMYWLVRRGWSPLRLIGITVVLGIVGKFCHFL; from the coding sequence ATGGCATCTAATCAACATACTCTGCCGAACGTGGCTGAAAACGAAGAGACTCTGCTGACCGGAGTGAACGAAAACGTCTATGAAGATCAGAACATTGGCGCGGATCTCACCAAAAAGGACATTAACCGCGTAGCATGGCGTTCCATGCTGCTGCAGGCGTCTTTTAACTATGAACGTATGCAGGCATCCGGCTGGTTGTACGGTTTGCTGCCCGCACTGAAAAAGATCCATACCAATAAACGCGATTTGGCCCGTGCGATGAAAGGACATATGGGCTTCTTCAATACCCATCCTTTCCTGGTGACGTTTGTTATTGGCATCATTCTGGCAATGGAGCGTTCCAAGCAGGATGTCAACAGCATTCAGAGTACCAAAATCGCCGTTGGCGCGCCGCTCGGCGGGATTGGCGATGCGATGTTCTGGCTGACGCTGCTGCCGATTTGCGGCGGGATTGGAGCCAGCCTGGCTCTGCAAGGTTCTATCCTCGGCGCCGTGGTCTTTATTGTGCTGTTTAACGTCGTCCACCTCGGCCTGCGGTTTGGCCTGGCGCACTATGCTTACCGAATGGGCGTCGCGGCGATTCCGCTTATCAAAGCGAACACCAAGAAAGTAGGTCACGCAGCGTCTATCGTTGGGATGACGGTCATTGGGGCACTGGTGGCAACCTATGTTCGTCTGAATACCACCCTTGAAATCAAGGCCGGCGACGCGGTTGTAAAATTGCAGGCCGACGTTATTGATAAGCTGATGCCTGCCTTCTTGCCGCTGGTCTACACCCTGACCATGTACTGGCTGGTACGCCGCGGCTGGAGCCCGCTACGCCTTATCGGTATCACCGTGGTGCTCGGTATCGTCGGCAAATTCTGTCACTTCCTGTAA
- the agaF gene encoding PTS galactosamine/N-acetylgalactosamine transporter subunit IIA: protein MLGIILTGHGGFASGMEKAMKQILGEQSQFIAIDFPETSTTALLTSQLEQAVEELDGEEGLVFLTDLLGGTPFRVASTLAMQKTGREVITGTNLQLLLEMVLDRDELSGEAFRIQALECGHRGLTSLVDELGRCREESAIEEGI, encoded by the coding sequence ATGTTAGGTATTATTTTGACGGGACATGGCGGATTTGCCAGCGGAATGGAAAAAGCGATGAAGCAGATCCTCGGTGAACAGTCTCAGTTTATCGCTATCGATTTTCCTGAGACCTCTACCACCGCATTGCTTACCTCACAGCTTGAGCAGGCAGTTGAAGAACTGGACGGCGAGGAGGGCCTCGTCTTCCTGACCGACCTGCTCGGCGGTACGCCATTCCGCGTTGCCTCCACTCTGGCGATGCAAAAAACCGGACGTGAAGTGATTACCGGCACCAACCTGCAGCTACTGCTGGAAATGGTGCTGGATCGCGATGAGCTCAGCGGCGAAGCGTTTCGCATACAGGCTCTGGAATGCGGGCATCGTGGCCTGACTAGCCTGGTGGACGAACTGGGTCGCTGCCGTGAAGAGAGCGCTATCGAGGAAGGGATATGA
- the nagA gene encoding N-acetylglucosamine-6-phosphate deacetylase, whose translation MTQVLRARRLLTEQGWLDDHQLRIEDGVITAIEPVPVGTARRDAELLAPAYIDIHVHGGAGVDVMDDAPDVLDRLAMHKAREGVSSWLPTTVTAPLQMIHRALERIAQRCRSGGPGAQVLGSYLEGPYFTPQNKGAHPAELFRELELAELDELIAVSRQTLRVVALAPEKPGALQAIKHLKQRGLRVMLGHSAATWEQTRMAFDAGADGLVHCYNGMTGLHHREPGMVGAGLTDPRAWLELIADGHHVHPAAMKLCCCCAQDRIVLITDAMQAAGMPDGSYTLCGEKVEMRGGIVRTASGSLAGSTLSVDAAVRNMVKLTGLAPEDAIHMASWHPARLLGIDNQLGSLKVGKRASIIALDDGLYLQQIWIQGQLLPL comes from the coding sequence ATGACACAAGTTCTGCGCGCCAGGCGTCTGCTCACGGAACAAGGCTGGCTGGACGATCATCAACTGCGGATTGAAGATGGCGTGATTACCGCCATAGAACCTGTTCCTGTAGGCACCGCACGGCGCGATGCAGAGTTGCTCGCTCCCGCTTACATCGATATTCACGTCCACGGCGGCGCAGGGGTTGATGTCATGGACGACGCGCCAGATGTACTCGATAGACTGGCGATGCATAAAGCACGCGAAGGCGTCAGCAGCTGGCTCCCGACCACCGTTACGGCTCCGCTGCAGATGATACACCGCGCGCTGGAACGTATAGCGCAACGCTGCCGTTCCGGCGGTCCCGGAGCGCAGGTGCTGGGGAGCTATCTGGAAGGCCCCTACTTTACGCCACAAAACAAAGGCGCTCATCCCGCGGAATTGTTTCGCGAACTGGAGCTCGCTGAACTGGATGAGCTAATAGCCGTTTCCCGCCAGACCCTGCGCGTAGTCGCGCTGGCACCGGAAAAGCCCGGCGCACTTCAGGCAATTAAACATCTTAAGCAACGAGGGCTACGGGTGATGCTGGGGCATAGCGCGGCAACCTGGGAGCAAACTCGCATGGCTTTTGACGCCGGTGCTGACGGACTGGTGCACTGCTATAACGGTATGACCGGTTTGCATCATCGGGAGCCGGGCATGGTCGGCGCAGGGTTAACCGATCCGCGAGCGTGGCTGGAACTTATCGCCGACGGACACCACGTTCATCCTGCCGCCATGAAGCTATGCTGCTGCTGCGCACAGGACCGGATAGTACTCATTACCGATGCGATGCAGGCAGCCGGCATGCCTGATGGGAGCTACACGCTATGTGGCGAAAAGGTAGAGATGCGCGGCGGCATTGTGCGGACCGCTTCCGGTAGCCTGGCGGGTAGTACGCTGTCGGTCGATGCGGCGGTGCGCAATATGGTTAAACTCACAGGGCTCGCTCCAGAGGATGCTATCCATATGGCTTCATGGCATCCGGCCCGCCTGCTGGGAATCGACAACCAGCTGGGTTCGCTTAAGGTGGGTAAACGCGCCAGCATTATCGCACTCGACGACGGGCTGTATTTACAACAGATTTGGATTCAGGGCCAGCTCCTCCCCCTATAG
- a CDS encoding AgaS family sugar isomerase, which translates to MSETYAPAATTTGTWTEEEIRQQPACWIRSLKNIDSIRPTIDGFLAPLLRKDNLRIILTGAGTSAFIGDIVAPWLASHTGKNISAVPTTDLVTNPMDYLNPAHPLLLVSFARSGNSPESVAAVELANQFVPECYHLSITCNEAGSLYQNAVESDNAFALLMPAETHDRGFAMTSSITTMMASCLAVFVPEVINSQTFRDVADRCHAILTSLGDFSHGVFGNEPWKRIVYLGSGGLQGAARESALKVLELTAGKLAAFYDSPTGFRHGPKSLVDNETLVVVYISSHPYTRQYDLDLLAELRRDGQAMRVVAIAAESDAVIEAGPHILLPSARHFIDMELAFCFLMYAQVFALTQSLAVGNTPDTPSASGTVNRVVQGVVIHPWQA; encoded by the coding sequence ATGTCAGAAACCTACGCCCCTGCAGCCACGACGACCGGAACCTGGACCGAAGAAGAGATCCGTCAGCAGCCCGCCTGCTGGATCCGCTCACTAAAAAATATCGACAGTATTCGGCCAACTATCGATGGCTTTCTCGCCCCGCTACTGCGCAAAGATAATCTGCGGATCATCCTGACCGGCGCAGGCACTTCAGCATTTATCGGCGATATCGTCGCTCCATGGCTTGCCAGCCACACCGGAAAAAACATTAGCGCAGTACCGACCACCGATCTGGTGACCAACCCGATGGATTATCTGAATCCGGCACATCCGCTACTGCTGGTCTCCTTCGCCCGTTCCGGCAACAGTCCGGAGAGCGTCGCCGCCGTTGAACTGGCAAACCAGTTCGTCCCTGAGTGCTATCACCTTTCTATTACCTGCAACGAAGCGGGGAGCCTGTATCAGAACGCGGTTGAGAGCGACAACGCCTTTGCGCTGCTGATGCCTGCAGAAACGCACGATCGCGGCTTTGCGATGACCAGCAGTATTACCACCATGATGGCCAGCTGCCTGGCGGTCTTCGTACCGGAAGTGATTAACAGCCAGACATTCCGCGACGTAGCCGATCGCTGCCACGCCATCTTGACTTCACTCGGCGATTTCAGCCACGGGGTATTTGGCAATGAACCCTGGAAACGAATCGTTTACCTCGGTAGCGGCGGATTACAGGGCGCGGCGCGTGAATCAGCCTTAAAGGTACTGGAACTGACGGCGGGCAAACTGGCGGCGTTCTACGATTCACCGACCGGCTTCCGCCACGGGCCAAAATCGCTGGTCGATAACGAAACGCTGGTCGTGGTGTATATCTCCAGCCATCCTTACACCCGCCAGTACGATCTCGACCTGCTGGCTGAACTGCGGCGCGACGGGCAGGCAATGCGGGTGGTCGCTATTGCCGCAGAAAGCGATGCGGTTATCGAAGCCGGTCCGCATATTCTGCTGCCGTCAGCGCGTCATTTCATCGATATGGAACTGGCCTTCTGCTTCCTGATGTACGCCCAGGTGTTCGCCCTTACGCAGTCGCTAGCGGTAGGAAATACGCCGGATACCCCATCCGCCAGCGGCACGGTCAACCGCGTGGTACAGGGTGTTGTTATTCATCCATGGCAGGCTTAA
- the kbaY gene encoding tagatose-bisphosphate aldolase subunit KbaY → MSIISTKYLLQDAQAKGYAVPAFNIHNAETIQAILEVCSEMQSPVILAGTPGTFKHIALEEIYALCSAYSTSFGIPLALHLDHHESLDDIRRKVDAGVRSAMIDGSHFPFEENVKLVKAVVDFCHARDCSVEAELGRLGGVEDDMSVDAESAFLTDPQEARRFVELTGVDSLAVAIGTAHGLYTKKPKIDFQRLAEIREVVDIPLVLHGASDVPDEYVRRTIELGVCKVNVATELKIAFADAVKKWFAENPQGNDPRYYMRVGMDAMKEVIRSKIAVCGSANRLLQPAEA, encoded by the coding sequence ATGAGCATCATTTCCACCAAGTATCTTCTGCAGGATGCCCAGGCAAAAGGCTATGCGGTACCTGCTTTCAACATCCATAACGCCGAAACGATCCAGGCGATCCTGGAAGTGTGCAGCGAAATGCAATCCCCGGTGATCCTCGCCGGGACACCGGGAACCTTTAAACATATTGCGCTGGAAGAGATCTACGCGCTATGCAGCGCCTACTCCACCAGTTTCGGTATACCGCTGGCGCTGCATCTCGATCACCATGAATCACTGGATGATATCCGTCGCAAGGTAGATGCGGGCGTACGCAGCGCCATGATCGACGGCAGCCATTTTCCGTTTGAAGAGAATGTGAAGCTGGTGAAAGCCGTTGTCGATTTCTGTCATGCACGCGACTGTAGCGTTGAAGCTGAGCTGGGACGCCTGGGCGGAGTTGAAGATGACATGAGCGTTGATGCGGAAAGCGCGTTTTTAACCGACCCGCAGGAAGCCAGGCGCTTCGTCGAACTAACGGGTGTAGACAGCCTTGCCGTAGCTATCGGTACCGCCCATGGCCTTTATACCAAAAAGCCCAAAATTGATTTCCAGCGTCTGGCTGAAATTCGTGAAGTGGTTGATATTCCTCTGGTGCTGCATGGCGCCAGCGATGTACCCGATGAGTATGTCCGCCGCACCATCGAACTGGGCGTGTGCAAGGTCAATGTCGCCACCGAACTAAAAATCGCCTTTGCCGATGCGGTGAAAAAATGGTTTGCCGAAAATCCACAAGGTAACGATCCGCGCTATTACATGCGCGTCGGCATGGACGCGATGAAAGAGGTGATACGCAGTAAGATCGCCGTATGCGGTTCGGCGAACCGCCTGCTACAACCCGCCGAAGCCTGA
- a CDS encoding enterotoxin, with amino-acid sequence MKKTLNVSLLALFISNSAFAAQYALNSEYLAVSFNDTNSAMVLKDVKSQNQLAPEELFFLTLPDEKVIHAADFKIKHVDKKDNTISIDYTHPDFNVVVKLNLVKDKYASIDYTITALGKEQNIAKITFFPTRKQSQAPFVDGAINSSPIIADSFFILPNKPVVNTWAYEATTNLNVELKTPLQPGTPVSYTTWFGTFPETNQLRRSVNQFIDAVRPRPYKPYLHYNSWMDIGFFTTYTESDVLARMDEWNKEFITGRGVALDAFLLDDGWDDRTGRWLFGPAFSNGFSKVREKADSMHSSVGLWLSPWGGYNKPRDIRVSHAKEYGFETVDGKFALSGPNYFKNFNEQIIKLIKEEHITSFKLDGMGNANSHIKGSEFASDFDASIALLHNMRSANPNQFINLTTGTNASPSWLFYADSIWRQGDDINLYGPGTPVQQWMTYRDAETWRSIVRKGPLFPLNSLMYHGIVSAENAYYGLEKVQTDSDFADQVWSYFATGTQLQELYITPSMLNKAKWDTLAQAAKWSRANADILVDTHWVGGDPTALEVYGWASWSKEKAILGLRNPSDKPQQYYLDLTKAFELPHGEASHFTLKSIYGNNSTFPDNYQGAVIVTLQPLQMLVFEATPAK; translated from the coding sequence ATGAAAAAAACGCTCAATGTTTCGTTACTGGCCCTGTTTATTTCTAATAGCGCTTTCGCCGCCCAATATGCATTAAACAGCGAATACCTCGCCGTTTCATTTAATGATACGAACTCTGCGATGGTGCTTAAAGACGTAAAGTCGCAGAATCAGCTTGCGCCTGAGGAACTTTTCTTTCTCACTCTACCTGATGAAAAGGTTATCCACGCCGCGGATTTTAAAATAAAGCATGTAGACAAAAAAGATAATACCATCAGCATTGACTATACCCATCCTGATTTTAACGTCGTAGTAAAACTGAACCTGGTTAAAGATAAATACGCCAGCATTGATTATACGATTACCGCCCTCGGGAAAGAGCAAAATATCGCAAAAATAACGTTCTTCCCTACCAGAAAACAGTCGCAGGCGCCATTTGTAGACGGTGCAATAAATAGCTCCCCGATTATTGCCGATTCCTTTTTTATATTGCCGAATAAACCCGTAGTGAATACCTGGGCTTATGAAGCGACGACTAATCTTAACGTCGAACTAAAAACGCCTTTGCAGCCGGGTACTCCCGTCAGCTACACCACCTGGTTCGGCACCTTCCCGGAAACCAACCAGCTACGCCGCAGCGTTAACCAATTTATCGACGCAGTCCGCCCGCGCCCCTATAAACCATACCTGCACTACAACAGCTGGATGGATATCGGCTTCTTTACCACCTATACCGAATCTGACGTTTTAGCGCGCATGGATGAGTGGAATAAAGAATTCATTACCGGACGCGGCGTAGCGCTGGACGCCTTCCTGTTAGACGATGGCTGGGATGACCGGACCGGAAGATGGTTATTTGGCCCTGCGTTTAGCAATGGCTTTAGTAAAGTCAGGGAAAAAGCCGACAGTATGCACAGTTCCGTCGGCCTCTGGCTTTCGCCCTGGGGAGGATATAACAAACCGCGAGATATTCGCGTATCCCATGCGAAAGAATACGGCTTCGAAACCGTTGACGGTAAATTTGCTCTCTCCGGGCCAAATTATTTTAAAAACTTTAATGAGCAGATTATTAAGCTGATTAAAGAAGAGCATATCACGTCATTTAAACTGGATGGAATGGGGAATGCCAATTCACATATTAAAGGCAGCGAGTTCGCTTCCGATTTCGATGCTTCAATTGCCCTTCTTCATAATATGCGTAGCGCCAACCCGAACCAGTTTATTAATTTAACTACCGGGACCAACGCCAGCCCCTCATGGCTATTCTATGCCGACTCAATCTGGCGGCAGGGCGATGACATTAATCTCTACGGACCCGGCACGCCGGTACAACAATGGATGACTTACCGGGATGCTGAAACCTGGCGCTCTATCGTAAGAAAAGGTCCGCTATTCCCGCTTAACTCACTGATGTATCACGGCATTGTAAGTGCTGAAAACGCCTATTATGGACTGGAGAAAGTGCAAACGGATAGCGATTTTGCCGATCAGGTCTGGAGCTATTTCGCCACGGGCACGCAGCTACAGGAGCTCTACATCACACCTTCTATGCTCAACAAGGCGAAATGGGATACCCTGGCGCAGGCGGCAAAATGGTCTCGTGCTAACGCCGATATATTAGTCGATACCCACTGGGTGGGCGGCGATCCAACGGCGCTGGAAGTGTATGGTTGGGCATCCTGGAGTAAAGAAAAAGCCATACTTGGACTGCGCAATCCGTCGGACAAACCGCAGCAATACTATCTCGACCTGACAAAAGCCTTTGAGCTTCCGCATGGAGAAGCCTCACACTTCACGTTAAAAAGCATTTACGGGAATAATTCGACATTCCCGGACAATTATCAGGGTGCGGTTATCGTCACGCTCCAACCGTTACAGATGCTGGTCTTCGAAGCAACCCCCGCTAAATAA
- the rsmI gene encoding 16S rRNA (cytidine(1402)-2'-O)-methyltransferase, with translation MKQHESADNSQGQLYIVPTPIGNLSDITQRALEVLQAVDLVAAEDTRHTGLLLQHFAINARLFALHDHNEQQKAETLVAKLKEGQNIALVSDAGTPLINDPGYHLVRICREANIRVVPLPGPCAAIAALSAAGLPSDRFCYEGFLPAKSKGRRDTLKALEEEPRTIIFYESTHRLLESLEDICTVLGESRYVVLARELTKTWESIHGAPIGELLAWVKEDENRRKGEMVLIVEGFKAQEEALPAVALRTLALLQAELPLKKAAALAAEIHGVKKNALYKYALEQQG, from the coding sequence ATGAAACAACACGAATCAGCGGATAATTCTCAGGGACAGCTCTATATTGTGCCCACTCCGATAGGAAATCTGTCTGATATCACGCAACGCGCGCTGGAAGTGTTGCAAGCCGTTGATTTAGTTGCAGCGGAGGACACGCGTCATACCGGTTTGCTGCTGCAGCATTTTGCAATTAACGCCCGTTTATTTGCACTTCATGACCATAATGAACAGCAAAAGGCGGAAACGCTGGTAGCGAAGCTAAAAGAGGGGCAAAACATTGCGCTGGTTTCCGATGCCGGAACGCCGCTGATTAACGATCCCGGTTATCATCTGGTGCGCATCTGCCGCGAGGCTAATATCCGCGTGGTGCCGCTGCCGGGCCCCTGTGCGGCGATTGCGGCGCTGAGCGCGGCCGGACTGCCTTCGGATCGTTTTTGCTATGAAGGTTTTTTACCAGCCAAATCAAAAGGCCGCCGCGACACGCTGAAGGCGCTGGAAGAAGAGCCGCGCACGATTATTTTTTATGAATCCACCCACCGTTTACTGGAAAGCCTGGAGGATATTTGCACCGTGCTCGGTGAGTCCCGTTATGTGGTGCTGGCGCGTGAGCTAACCAAAACCTGGGAATCGATTCACGGCGCGCCAATCGGCGAGCTGCTGGCATGGGTGAAAGAGGACGAAAATCGTCGTAAAGGCGAGATGGTCCTGATCGTCGAGGGCTTTAAAGCGCAGGAAGAAGCGCTGCCAGCGGTGGCGCTGCGCACGCTGGCGCTGCTGCAGGCTGAATTGCCGTTGAAGAAAGCTGCTGCCCTGGCCGCAGAAATTCACGGCGTGAAGAAAAACGCGCTCTATAAGTACGCCCTGGAGCAGCAGGGGTAA
- a CDS encoding penicillin-binding protein activator: MVPSTFLRSKPVRCLPVLLAALIFAGCGTHTPDQSTAHLQGTAQANSSYYLEQMQQSSNDSKTNWQLLAIRALLTEGKKPQAIDLFNKLPSNLKGAQSREQSLLAVEVKLAQNDFQGAQTLLSKLDPASFEQNQLPRYWQAQIDASQGQPSLNLLRALIAQQPLLSLPAQKQKNIDATWKALTAMTREQANALVINADENVLQGWLDLQRMWLDNRTDPTLLKAGVKDWQTRYPQNPGAKMLPTALVNMQNYQAASTNKIALLLPLNGQAAIFGRTIKQGFEAAKNGAPAVAGSAIPVQVAQAANVADSTVVSPSQAEVTDLTTGNNAQQPVQAPAADQAQTTAPVTAPAAVQAPASETTNSPETTSQPAAAAAQAVAATPANPSAELKIYDTTAQPISQLLAQVQQDGATIVVGPLLKDNVEEVIKSNTSLNVLALNQPERVESRINICYFALSPEDEARDAARHIHDQGKQTPLLLIPRGALGDRVVNAFANEWLKLGGGTVLQQRLGSTAELRGSVNSGISLSGTPVSTLPSSQDSALGSPSDMPVSSTGGVDAAYILATPEQIAYIKPMIALRNGSQSGVTLYASSRSAQGASSPDFRLEMEGLQYSEIPMLAGSNPALQQQALAAVRNDYSLARLYAMGADAWSLANHFSQIRQVPGFELNGNTGDLTATQECVINRKLSWLKYQGGQIVAAN; this comes from the coding sequence ATGGTACCTTCAACATTTCTTCGTTCTAAACCCGTGCGTTGTCTGCCCGTACTGCTGGCCGCTCTGATTTTTGCCGGCTGCGGCACCCATACCCCGGACCAGAGCACGGCGCATTTGCAGGGTACGGCACAGGCAAACTCCAGTTACTATCTGGAACAGATGCAGCAAAGCTCGAATGATAGCAAGACCAACTGGCAATTACTCGCCATTCGTGCACTGCTAACAGAAGGTAAGAAACCGCAGGCCATTGACCTGTTTAACAAGCTGCCATCGAACCTCAAAGGCGCGCAGAGCCGAGAGCAGTCGCTGCTGGCGGTAGAAGTGAAGCTGGCGCAGAACGATTTCCAGGGCGCGCAGACGCTGCTGAGCAAACTCGACCCGGCAAGCTTTGAGCAGAATCAACTGCCCCGCTACTGGCAGGCGCAAATTGACGCCAGCCAGGGTCAACCCTCGCTGAACCTGCTGCGGGCCCTGATTGCCCAGCAGCCGCTGCTGAGCCTGCCCGCGCAAAAACAGAAAAACATCGACGCAACCTGGAAAGCGCTCACCGCCATGACCAGAGAGCAGGCCAACGCGCTGGTGATTAACGCCGATGAAAACGTGCTGCAAGGCTGGCTGGATCTGCAGCGCATGTGGTTAGATAACCGCACCGATCCGACGCTGCTCAAGGCCGGCGTGAAAGACTGGCAGACCCGCTATCCGCAAAACCCGGGGGCGAAAATGCTGCCGACGGCGCTGGTGAATATGCAGAATTACCAGGCCGCATCGACCAATAAAATCGCTCTGCTACTGCCTTTGAACGGCCAGGCGGCGATATTTGGCCGCACAATTAAGCAGGGCTTTGAAGCGGCGAAAAACGGCGCGCCTGCTGTTGCAGGAAGCGCGATCCCCGTGCAGGTCGCCCAGGCAGCGAACGTTGCTGATAGCACGGTGGTAAGCCCGTCGCAGGCGGAAGTCACCGATCTCACTACCGGCAATAACGCTCAGCAGCCGGTACAGGCTCCGGCTGCTGACCAGGCGCAAACAACGGCTCCGGTCACCGCTCCTGCGGCAGTACAAGCCCCGGCATCGGAAACCACAAATAGCCCTGAAACCACCAGCCAGCCAGCAGCTGCTGCTGCTCAGGCGGTCGCCGCGACCCCAGCCAATCCTTCCGCAGAGCTGAAAATCTACGACACCACCGCTCAGCCCATAAGCCAGCTGCTGGCCCAGGTACAGCAGGACGGCGCGACTATCGTCGTCGGCCCTCTGTTAAAAGATAACGTTGAAGAGGTCATCAAGAGCAACACCTCGCTCAACGTGCTGGCGCTTAATCAACCGGAGAGAGTCGAAAGCCGAATCAATATCTGCTATTTCGCCCTCTCTCCTGAAGACGAAGCACGCGACGCCGCACGCCATATTCACGATCAGGGCAAGCAGACTCCTCTGCTGCTGATACCGCGCGGCGCGCTGGGCGATCGCGTGGTGAATGCCTTCGCCAACGAGTGGCTTAAGCTGGGCGGCGGTACGGTACTGCAACAGCGCCTGGGCTCTACCGCCGAGCTGCGCGGCAGCGTTAACAGCGGGATCTCCCTGAGCGGTACTCCAGTCTCTACCCTGCCATCATCGCAGGACAGCGCCCTGGGTAGCCCGAGCGATATGCCGGTAAGCAGCACCGGTGGTGTCGATGCCGCATATATTCTGGCTACGCCGGAACAAATCGCGTATATCAAACCAATGATCGCCCTGCGTAACGGCAGCCAGAGCGGCGTGACGCTGTATGCCAGCTCCCGTAGCGCCCAGGGCGCATCCAGCCCGGATTTCCGTCTGGAGATGGAAGGTCTGCAATACAGCGAGATCCCGATGCTGGCCGGAAGTAATCCGGCGCTGCAGCAGCAGGCGCTCGCCGCGGTTCGCAACGATTACTCGCTGGCCCGTCTGTACGCGATGGGCGCCGACGCCTGGTCGCTGGCCAACCATTTCTCGCAGATCCGCCAGGTTCCCGGCTTTGAGCTGAACGGCAACACCGGCGATCTCACGGCTACCCAGGAGTGCGTTATCAACAGGAAACTGTCATGGCTCAAATACCAGGGTGGGCAAATCGTCGCAGCCAACTAA